Proteins from one Panicum virgatum strain AP13 chromosome 7K, P.virgatum_v5, whole genome shotgun sequence genomic window:
- the LOC120642800 gene encoding ubiquinol oxidase 4, chloroplastic/chromoplastic-like, whose translation MAVASASPLPAALSAKPGPARSPPPRPAPGFLPLRAGAAPRLGPVASWRRSSRAEAIKTQREKQQTEAPVEESFRAREAAPLDGADDPMVPSDESWAVKLEQSVNIFLTESVIMVLDGVYRDRNYARFFVLETIARVPYFAFISVLHMYETFGWWRRADYIKVHFAESWNEFHHLLIMEELGGNALWIDRFLARFMAFFYYFMTVGMYMLSPRMAYHFSECVERHAYSTYDKFLKLHEEELKRLPAPEAALNYYLNEDLYLFDEFQTARVPCSRRPKIDNLYDVFVNIRDDEAEHCKTMKACQTHGNLRSPHSTQNCSEADTECVIPENDCEGIVDCVKKSLTK comes from the exons ATGGCGGTGGCCTCCGCCTCGCCCCTCCCGGCGGCGTTGTCCGCCAAGCCCGgccccgcccgctcgccgccgccgcggcccgctcCCGGCTTCCTCCCGCTCCGCGCCGGTGCAGCCCCGCGCCTCGGCCCCGTCGCCTCGTG gaggaggagctcccGCGCGGAGGCGATAAAGACGCAGCGGGAGAAGCAGCAGACGGAGGCGCCCGTCGAGGAGTCCTTCCGCGCGAGGGAGGCCGCGCCGCTGGACGGAGCGGACGACCCGATGGTTCCCTCGGACGAGAGCTGGGCGGTCAAGCTCGAGCAGTCGGTCAACATCTTCCTCACG GAGTCGGTGATCATGGTACTTGATGGTGTTTACCGGGATCGGAACTACGCCAGATTTTTTGTGCTGGAGACGATTGCTAGGGTGCCGTATTTTG CATTTATATCGGTGCTTCACATGTATGAAACCTTTGGCTGGTGGAGGAGAGCTGATTATATAAAGGTTCACTTTGCTGAAAGCTGGAATGAGTTCCATCACCTCCTAATCATGGAG GAATTGGGTGGCAACGCGTTATGGATTGATCGTTTCCTTGCTCGGTTCATGGCATTTTTTTACTACTTCATGACTGTTGGGATGTACATGCTGAGCCCAAGAATGGCAT ATCATTTTTCTGAATGTGTGGAGAGGCATGCGTATTCAACTTATGACAAGTTTCTAAAGCTCCATGAAG AGGAGTTGAAAAGACTACCAGCTCCAGAGGCAGCTCTAAACTATTACCTGAACGAGGACCTTTATTTATTTG ATGAGTTTCAGACAGCAAGAGTTCCATGTTCAAGAAGGCCTAAAATAG ATAACTTGTATGATGTATTTGTCAATATACGAGACGATGAGGCAGAGCACTGCAAGACTATGAAGGCCTGTCAAACGCATGGAAATCTTCGCTCTCCTCACTCAACACAGAACTGCTCAGAAGCTGATACGGAATGTGTAATACCCGAGAATGATTGTGAAGGTATCGTGGATTGTGTGAAAAAGTCGCTTACAAAGTAA
- the LOC120642801 gene encoding uncharacterized protein At5g50100, chloroplastic-like encodes MASSLARLGAALPRARPRAASSVLTPGRWDAAALGASRRAALNVGRCQVHSDVKVAPTSDLKDGDNSSKNWRIKMLYDGDCPLCMREVNMLRERNKSYGAIKFVDISSEDYSPNDNQGLDYETAMGRIHAILSDGTIVTDVEAFRRLYEEVGLGWVYAVTKYEPVATMANAVYGVWAKYRMQITGRPPLEEIMASRKAAGECKDDKVCKM; translated from the exons ATGGCGAGCTCGCTGGCCCGCCTGGGGGCGGcgctgccccgcgcgcgcccgcgtGCCGCGTCAAGTGTCCTGACACCGGGGCGGTGGGACGCCGCGGCTCTCGgcgcctcccgccgcgccgcgctgaaTG TTGGCAGATGCCAAGTTCACTCCGACGTGAAAGTAGCTCCTACATCGGACCTGAAGGATGGAGACAACTCATCTAAAaattggaggatcaagatgctcTACGATGGTGATTGCCCACTCTGTATGCGTGAG GTAAACATGCTGAGAGAAAGAAATAAATCCTATGGAGCAATAAAATTCGTTGACATAAGCTCGGAAGATTACTCTCCAAATGACAATCAGGGACTTGATTATGAAACT GCCATGGGGAGAATACATGCCATTCTTTCAGATGGAACTATCGTCACAGATGTTGAG GCGTTTAGAAGACTGTACGAGGAAGTAGGACTTGGATGGGTTTATGCTGTTACTAAGTATGAACCT GTAGCTACCATGGCAAATGCAGTATATGGTGTGTGGGCAAAATACCGTATGCAAATTACAG GTCGACCTCCGCTAGAAGAGATTATGGCATCCCGAAAAGCTGCA GGCGAATGTAAAGATGACAAAGTATGCAAGATGTGA
- the LOC120642799 gene encoding phosphatidylinositol 4-kinase gamma 5-like, which yields MSPNLDSAIKSQVPALLLRRLFGTSRRDEAKQLSRSPAPAPVGRRRVFVQTETGCVLGMDLDRGDNAHTVKRRLQLALNVPTGETSLTFGDRVLENDLSFIRPDSPLLLTRNSINRSCSTPCLCPVSKDFEQKDCSGLVEMLGCSSSCDRVKRLVDDVVTAIRNGMDHVPISSGLGGSYYFRNVSGDRVAIVKPTDEEPFAPNNPKGFVGRALGQPGLKKSVRVGETGFREVAAYLLDHENFANVPATALVKITHSIFNINCPVNGGSPAPAHDQKQQVNSKIASFQQFIAHDFDASDHGTSSFPVAAVHRIGILDIRIFNTDRHAGNVLVRKLNGGTGRFGCQTELFPIDHGMCLPENLEDPYFEWIHWAHASIPFSEEELEYIRNLDPGKDVMMLRRELPMIREACLRVLVLCTIFLKEAAALGLCLAEIGEMMTREFRGMEEEPSQLEVVCMEARKRVAEWEPFSATAAQEDDADFQFSMDMLGEYNDVIRSPRFNGSGFKGSSCRSPLSKLVESVEEGNDGHEDQNESDEVFYTGWNTPNVPSKVIGQNGNATKSAMNRSADEQLPSSMCFVKLSDMSADEWNVFLQKFQELLKEALHERARAAAGQRMKQRLGTSCKF from the coding sequence ATGTCCCCCAACCTGGACAGCGCCATCAAGAGCCAGGTGCCGGCGCTGCTCCTGAGGCGCCTTTTCGGCACGTCCCGGCGGGATGAGGCGAAGCAGCTGTCGcgctctccggcgccggcgcctgtGGGGAGGCGCCGGGTGTTCGTGCAGACGGAGACCGGATGCGTGCTCGGCATGGACCTGGACCGCGGGGACAACGCGCACACCGTCAAGCGCCGGCTGCAGCTCGCACTCAACGTGCCCACCGGCGAGACCTCCCTCACCTTCGGCGACCGCGTCCTGGAGAACGACCTATCCTTCATACGGCCCgactcgccgctgctgctcaccCGGAACAGCATCAACCGGAGCTGCTCCACCCCGTGTCTCTGCCCTGTCTCCAAGGACTTTGAGCAAAAAGATTGCAGTGGCCTAGTTGAGATGCTCGGGTGCTCCAGCAGCTGTGACCGGGTGAAGCGCCTTGTCGACGACGTGGTGACTGCCATCAGGAACGGTATGGATCATGTCCCCATTAGCAGTGGCCTTGGTGGCTCATACTACTTCAGGAATGTCTCTGGCGACAGGGTTGCCATTGTTAAGCCGACAGATGAGGAGCCTTTTGCACCGAACAATCCCAAGGGCTTTGTCGGGAGGGCGCTTGGTCAGCCAGGACTGAAGAAATCTGTGCGAGTAGGAGAGACAGGATTCAGGGAGGTTGCAGCATACCTGTTGGACCATGAGAATTTTGCCAATGTACCTGCCACTGCTCTGGTGAAGATTACACACTCCATTTTCAACATAAACTGTCCAGTAAATGGTGGAAGTCCGGCACCAGCTCATGACCAGAAGCAGCAAGTTAACAGCAAGATTGCTTCATTCCAGCAGTTCATCGCCCATGACTTTGACGCCAGTGACCATGGCACATCAAGCTTCCCTGTTGCTGCTGTTCATAGGATCGGCATACTAGATATCCGAATTTTCAACACCGACAGGCATGCCGGTAACGTGTTGGTGAGGAAGCTCAATGGTGGCACAGGTCGCTTCGGATGCCAGACAGAGCTGTTCCCAATTGATCATGGTATGTGCTTGCCAGAGAATCTGGAGGACCCTTACTTCGAGTGGATACATTGGGCACATGCATCGATTCCATTTTCTGAGGAAGAGCTCGAGTACATCAGAAATCTTGATCCAGGGAAGGATGTGATGATGCTGCGCAGAGAACTTCCAATGATACGTGAGGCCTGCTTACGTGTCCTAGTCCTATGCACAATCTTCCTTAAGGAGGCTGCAGCATTAGGACTTTGCTTGGCAGAGATAGGTGAGATGATGACACGGGAGTTCAGAGGGATGGAGGAGGAACCAAGCCAGCTAGAGGTTGTGTGTATGGAGGCCAGGAAGAGAGTAGCAGAGTGGGAGCCATTCTCTGCTACAGCTGCACAAGAGGATGATGCTGATTTCCAGTTCTCAATGGATATGTTAGGAGAATACAATGATGTAATTCGTTCGCCAAGGTTCAATGGCTCAGGTTTCAAAGGGTCTAGTTGCAGAAGTCCTCTGTCTAAGCTCGTTGAGAGTGTTGAAGAGGGAAATGATGGCCATGAAGATCAAAATGAGTCTGATGAAGTTTTTTATACTGGATGGAATACACCCAATGTTCCTAGCAAAGTTATAGGTCAGAATGGCAATGCTACAAAAAGTGCCATGAACAGGAGTGCGGATGAACAACTTCCATCAAGTATGTGTTTTGTGAAGCTGTCAGATATGAGTGCAGATGAGTGGAATGTCTTCCTTCAAAAGTTCCAGGAACTGCTGAAAGAAGCACTGCACGAGCGCGCAAGGGCAGCAGCAGGTCAAAGAATGAAGCAGCGGCTGGGCACTTCATGCAAGTTTTGA